In Crassostrea angulata isolate pt1a10 chromosome 6, ASM2561291v2, whole genome shotgun sequence, a genomic segment contains:
- the LOC128188563 gene encoding ras-related protein Rab-35-like isoform X2: MPEQTIAPEHAIITYSFKFIEKRPMPRKSLTMATGPPNYKIILCGEYGVGKSSIFRRFMNDTFTMETGKKSTIGLDQSARGFNINGTDVKLTLWDTGGMERMSFIGSSYYRGAHAALLCYSVKNKDTFTILSQYILDIVMNAEGAKIFLCGNMADCEGENQVTDADIENFERECGDVLSGMYKISCKDNSGVFDMFKDMARVLHQEALGKMTLRREFDVIRPGESPENEESQKKKCC, encoded by the exons ATGCCGGAACAAACCATAGCACCGGAACATGCCATCATTACTTATTCTTTTAAATTCATCGAAAAGCGTCCAATGCCAAGAAAATC ATTAACAATGGCGACGGGACCGCCTAATTACAAGATCATACTGTGTGGGGAATACGGCGTAGGAAAGAGCTCCATCTTTAGACGATTCATGAACGACACATTTACTATGGAAACCGGCAAAAAGTCCACCATAGGTCTGGACCAGAGCGCAAGGGGGTTTAACATTAACGGAACTGACGTCAAG TTGACTCTTTGGGATACTGGCGGTATGGAGAGGATGAGTTTTATTGGTTCCAGTTATTATCGAGGTGCGCACGCAGCTTTATTGTGTTACAGCGTAAAAAACAAAGACACTTTCACCATCCTGTCCCAGTACATATTAGACATTGTCATGAACGCCGAGGGGGCCAAAATTTTTCTTTGCGGCAACATGGCGGACTGTGAAGGTGAGAACCAAGTGACAGACGCCGATATTGAGAACTTCGAACGCGAGTGCGGTGACGTGTTATCCGGAATGTACAAAATCTCGTGCAAAGACAACTCGGGGGTGTTCGATATGTTCAAAGACATGGCCAGAGTTCTCCACCAGGAGGCGCTGGGTAAAATGACCCTGAGAAGGGAATTTGATGTGATCCGACCGGGCGAGTCGCCGGAAAATGAAGAATCtcagaagaaaaaatgttgttaa
- the LOC128188563 gene encoding ras-related protein Rab-35-like isoform X1 yields the protein MEFCCMCRRKIQENQSVDSSPAEQYGGYDFKFDFPELSPTLSRLTMATGPPNYKIILCGEYGVGKSSIFRRFMNDTFTMETGKKSTIGLDQSARGFNINGTDVKLTLWDTGGMERMSFIGSSYYRGAHAALLCYSVKNKDTFTILSQYILDIVMNAEGAKIFLCGNMADCEGENQVTDADIENFERECGDVLSGMYKISCKDNSGVFDMFKDMARVLHQEALGKMTLRREFDVIRPGESPENEESQKKKCC from the exons atggAATTCTGTTGCATGTGCAGAAGAAAAATTCAAGAGAATCAAAGTGTTGATTCCTCTCCAGCTGAGCAATACGGCGGCTATgactttaaatttgattttccaGAACTGTCACCTACGTTGTCAAG ATTAACAATGGCGACGGGACCGCCTAATTACAAGATCATACTGTGTGGGGAATACGGCGTAGGAAAGAGCTCCATCTTTAGACGATTCATGAACGACACATTTACTATGGAAACCGGCAAAAAGTCCACCATAGGTCTGGACCAGAGCGCAAGGGGGTTTAACATTAACGGAACTGACGTCAAG TTGACTCTTTGGGATACTGGCGGTATGGAGAGGATGAGTTTTATTGGTTCCAGTTATTATCGAGGTGCGCACGCAGCTTTATTGTGTTACAGCGTAAAAAACAAAGACACTTTCACCATCCTGTCCCAGTACATATTAGACATTGTCATGAACGCCGAGGGGGCCAAAATTTTTCTTTGCGGCAACATGGCGGACTGTGAAGGTGAGAACCAAGTGACAGACGCCGATATTGAGAACTTCGAACGCGAGTGCGGTGACGTGTTATCCGGAATGTACAAAATCTCGTGCAAAGACAACTCGGGGGTGTTCGATATGTTCAAAGACATGGCCAGAGTTCTCCACCAGGAGGCGCTGGGTAAAATGACCCTGAGAAGGGAATTTGATGTGATCCGACCGGGCGAGTCGCCGGAAAATGAAGAATCtcagaagaaaaaatgttgttaa
- the LOC128188563 gene encoding ras-related protein Rab-35-like isoform X3, which translates to MGKLKMIADPKLYYIETGVLRLTMATGPPNYKIILCGEYGVGKSSIFRRFMNDTFTMETGKKSTIGLDQSARGFNINGTDVKLTLWDTGGMERMSFIGSSYYRGAHAALLCYSVKNKDTFTILSQYILDIVMNAEGAKIFLCGNMADCEGENQVTDADIENFERECGDVLSGMYKISCKDNSGVFDMFKDMARVLHQEALGKMTLRREFDVIRPGESPENEESQKKKCC; encoded by the exons ATGGGGAAACTTAAAATGATTGCCGATCCTAAGCTTTATTACATTGAGACAGGTGTTCTAAG ATTAACAATGGCGACGGGACCGCCTAATTACAAGATCATACTGTGTGGGGAATACGGCGTAGGAAAGAGCTCCATCTTTAGACGATTCATGAACGACACATTTACTATGGAAACCGGCAAAAAGTCCACCATAGGTCTGGACCAGAGCGCAAGGGGGTTTAACATTAACGGAACTGACGTCAAG TTGACTCTTTGGGATACTGGCGGTATGGAGAGGATGAGTTTTATTGGTTCCAGTTATTATCGAGGTGCGCACGCAGCTTTATTGTGTTACAGCGTAAAAAACAAAGACACTTTCACCATCCTGTCCCAGTACATATTAGACATTGTCATGAACGCCGAGGGGGCCAAAATTTTTCTTTGCGGCAACATGGCGGACTGTGAAGGTGAGAACCAAGTGACAGACGCCGATATTGAGAACTTCGAACGCGAGTGCGGTGACGTGTTATCCGGAATGTACAAAATCTCGTGCAAAGACAACTCGGGGGTGTTCGATATGTTCAAAGACATGGCCAGAGTTCTCCACCAGGAGGCGCTGGGTAAAATGACCCTGAGAAGGGAATTTGATGTGATCCGACCGGGCGAGTCGCCGGAAAATGAAGAATCtcagaagaaaaaatgttgttaa
- the LOC128188563 gene encoding ras-related protein Rab-35-like isoform X4, with amino-acid sequence MATGPPNYKIILCGEYGVGKSSIFRRFMNDTFTMETGKKSTIGLDQSARGFNINGTDVKLTLWDTGGMERMSFIGSSYYRGAHAALLCYSVKNKDTFTILSQYILDIVMNAEGAKIFLCGNMADCEGENQVTDADIENFERECGDVLSGMYKISCKDNSGVFDMFKDMARVLHQEALGKMTLRREFDVIRPGESPENEESQKKKCC; translated from the exons ATGGCGACGGGACCGCCTAATTACAAGATCATACTGTGTGGGGAATACGGCGTAGGAAAGAGCTCCATCTTTAGACGATTCATGAACGACACATTTACTATGGAAACCGGCAAAAAGTCCACCATAGGTCTGGACCAGAGCGCAAGGGGGTTTAACATTAACGGAACTGACGTCAAG TTGACTCTTTGGGATACTGGCGGTATGGAGAGGATGAGTTTTATTGGTTCCAGTTATTATCGAGGTGCGCACGCAGCTTTATTGTGTTACAGCGTAAAAAACAAAGACACTTTCACCATCCTGTCCCAGTACATATTAGACATTGTCATGAACGCCGAGGGGGCCAAAATTTTTCTTTGCGGCAACATGGCGGACTGTGAAGGTGAGAACCAAGTGACAGACGCCGATATTGAGAACTTCGAACGCGAGTGCGGTGACGTGTTATCCGGAATGTACAAAATCTCGTGCAAAGACAACTCGGGGGTGTTCGATATGTTCAAAGACATGGCCAGAGTTCTCCACCAGGAGGCGCTGGGTAAAATGACCCTGAGAAGGGAATTTGATGTGATCCGACCGGGCGAGTCGCCGGAAAATGAAGAATCtcagaagaaaaaatgttgttaa